The Juglans microcarpa x Juglans regia isolate MS1-56 chromosome 2D, Jm3101_v1.0, whole genome shotgun sequence DNA window ACACCTTCCCCAAAACCGTCCATGGCgtagaaataaaaatttcacaactttCCAAATGGGTTTGCCCAGAACActcttctctctattttctatttctatGCTTTCCTCCTTCTTTCTCTGTGCTGAAAGTGCAGCAGACTACACAAACTTGGTCTTCAAGGGCTGTGCAGAGCAAAAGTTCCAGGACTCAACTGGGATTTACTCACAAAACCTCAAGACCCTTTTGTCTTCTTTGGTTTCACTGTCTTCACAGAAGACTTTCTCCTCTACCACCTCAGGTGAAGATCAAAATAGCATCATGGGTCTTTACCAATGCAGAGGGGACCTCACGCTCCCCGAGTGCTTCAACTGCGTGAGCAAGATATCAGATACGGCAGACAAGCGCTGTGGCAAAGCTGTAGCAGCTAGAATTCAACTCAACGGGTGTTATGTGCGGTATGAGGTTGCTGGGTTCAAACAAGTTTCTGAAACTGAATTGCTGTACAAGGTGTGTGGATCAACTCGAGCAAGTGAAGCTGGGTTTGATCAAAAGAGGAACACGGCTTTTGATATGGTGGAGAGTGGGGTTAAGACTGGTGCTGGCGCTGGGGGTCTGTTTTACACAGGGAGCTATGAAGCGGTGTATGTGTTGGGGCAGTGTGAGGGCGATTTGGGCAGTGATGATTGTGGGGATTGTGTGAGCAGTGCAGTGGAGAGGGCCAAAGCTGATTGTGGTGATTCCATCTCTGGGCAAGTGTATCTCCAAAAGTGCTATGTCAGCTACAGCTATTACCCAAATGGCGTCCCCAGCATATCTTCATCATCAGGTAAACTTAATCAACTCTACATATGCAAGTTTCATCTCCTTAATTTGTTGAATGACAGCAAGTGTTTTACTTTTTTCCCCCTCATACATGGACAGATACTAAAAAACAGTTTATACTTGGggggagagagcgagagagagagagagagagaggggtttagCTAGGTGGCTCTTCTCCTGTGGGAACTTAAGGGGTAAAAGTTTGTTTTTTGATACCTGTGAATGGTATGTTTCATTTGTATAGGGAACGAGGAGCAACGACACACACAGAGGACAGTGGCTCTTGCAGTAGGAGGTTTGGCAGCTTTTGGCTTCATTATAGTTTGTTTCCTGTTTGTTAAATCGATGATGAAGAAACGAGGTGGTAAGCATGGAGGCTGAGCTACGTTGTTAATAATATAATCTCCCACAACTTTTTATATATGTTCATAGATCGAACGGTTACTATaaatatgtagaaaaaaaattatttgcaagtGACATCGAATACATTATTGAAAATAGATTCCacaatgataaatatatatatatttatttcttcttcttctttttaataattagaaTGAGTTCAAGGATACATAATATATGATTTATCGTAATGAATTGCACATTAATCTTGcaaacaacaaaaacttaattttttgtGCAGATGATTGAGAGGGTGAGATGGGTTTTGAAGTTTGCAATGCTTTTTAAGATTGGTGGTCTGATTTTTGACAgtataagagagagagaaaaagctaGGCAGAAATTTATTGGGGAATGTGAGGGAGGGGATAGGATATATCTATCCCCTATAAACTCAACTTTAATTGCAGTTTGTT harbors:
- the LOC121250811 gene encoding plasmodesmata-located protein 1-like: MGLPRTLFSLFSISMLSSFFLCAESAADYTNLVFKGCAEQKFQDSTGIYSQNLKTLLSSLVSLSSQKTFSSTTSGEDQNSIMGLYQCRGDLTLPECFNCVSKISDTADKRCGKAVAARIQLNGCYVRYEVAGFKQVSETELLYKVCGSTRASEAGFDQKRNTAFDMVESGVKTGAGAGGLFYTGSYEAVYVLGQCEGDLGSDDCGDCVSSAVERAKADCGDSISGQVYLQKCYVSYSYYPNGVPSISSSSGNEEQRHTQRTVALAVGGLAAFGFIIVCFLFVKSMMKKRGGKHGG